A part of Solibacillus sp. FSL H8-0538 genomic DNA contains:
- a CDS encoding glycerophosphodiester phosphodiesterase — MAHVPIYAHRGASGYAFENSFTAFIKAKLLGADGIEFDIQRSNDDVLVVFHDLHLARLTGVKKFIFDCSAEELGQYKLGYRFSRLFSSKKIPTFEEVMKWANEQQMAVNIEIKESLLMDPTPLIAALLTTELSGNSHFSSFHEELLQLVKVLRPNVETALIVTKKFNWDTLGSCTYIDVVHASKKYYKRRYLKACDYAGKGIRFYGIQGNEDFLKQPHPAVIGWITDYPDRVRKQQKQ; from the coding sequence ATGGCTCATGTACCGATTTATGCGCATCGTGGGGCTTCCGGGTACGCGTTTGAAAATAGTTTTACAGCGTTTATAAAGGCTAAGCTACTTGGCGCAGATGGCATCGAATTTGATATTCAGCGTTCGAATGATGATGTTTTAGTCGTTTTTCATGATCTTCATTTAGCCCGTCTCACTGGGGTAAAAAAATTTATTTTTGATTGTTCAGCTGAGGAACTAGGGCAGTACAAGCTAGGGTATCGATTTAGTCGTCTTTTTTCGTCAAAAAAGATTCCAACCTTTGAAGAGGTAATGAAGTGGGCTAATGAACAGCAAATGGCGGTCAATATTGAGATAAAAGAGTCACTCCTAATGGATCCAACCCCACTTATTGCAGCACTTCTGACGACTGAATTGTCAGGGAATAGTCACTTTTCTTCATTTCATGAGGAGTTATTACAGTTAGTGAAGGTATTACGTCCTAATGTGGAGACGGCTTTAATTGTGACGAAAAAATTTAACTGGGATACGCTTGGCTCATGCACATATATCGATGTGGTTCATGCGAGTAAAAAGTATTATAAACGACGGTACTTAAAGGCATGTGATTATGCAGGTAAAGGAATTCGTTTTTACGGCATTCAAGGAAATGAGGACTTTCTAAAACAGCCACATCCTGCAGTCATTGGGTGGATCACGGATTATCCTGATCGGGTTCGAAAGCAGCAAAAGCAATAG
- a CDS encoding DUF2627 domain-containing protein, whose amino-acid sequence MARMAAFVVLLIPGLMAAAGIKFMRDTLFGILLNPFPWIWLQFVVGVIFFLIGFSFFAGFLLHRDRKKGTVSERFQK is encoded by the coding sequence ATGGCACGAATGGCCGCTTTTGTTGTACTGTTAATTCCTGGGCTCATGGCAGCAGCGGGAATTAAATTTATGCGCGATACATTATTCGGTATTTTACTTAATCCATTCCCATGGATTTGGCTTCAATTTGTTGTAGGAGTAATCTTCTTCCTCATCGGCTTCTCCTTCTTTGCAGGGTTTCTACTACACCGTGATCGCAAAAAAGGAACTGTTTCCGAGCGTTTTCAAAAATAA